The Streptomyces phaeolivaceus genome has a window encoding:
- a CDS encoding alpha/beta fold hydrolase: MTTARAEEPKLVEHTVRTTLGPMAVTEAGEGPVLVMLHGGGPGAGAVANYHQNLPALTRRFRVVLPDQPGFGGSYRPTEADLDARSITEITVDALLQTLDGLGVDRFHLLGNSLGGAAALATALAAPGRVEKLVLMAPGGGWLPFGPTPTEGQKAMFRYYNGEGPTLRKMRDFIGVMTAEPKRWADTAQARYEASLDESHIAFYHRYNAAFAKRHGMDPLWQRVHEIEAPTLLLWGRDDRTITLDGAQLMLRRIRDVQLHVFGGCGHWVQVERQAEFERLVTDFLKEH; encoded by the coding sequence GTGACCACAGCTCGGGCGGAAGAGCCCAAACTCGTCGAGCACACCGTGCGGACCACGCTCGGGCCCATGGCGGTCACCGAGGCCGGTGAGGGGCCGGTGCTGGTGATGCTGCACGGCGGCGGTCCGGGCGCGGGCGCCGTGGCCAACTACCACCAGAACCTGCCCGCCCTCACTCGCCGCTTCCGTGTCGTACTGCCCGACCAGCCCGGTTTCGGCGGCAGCTACCGTCCCACCGAGGCCGACCTGGACGCCCGCAGCATCACCGAGATCACCGTGGACGCGCTGCTCCAGACCCTGGACGGCCTCGGCGTCGACCGCTTCCACCTGCTCGGCAACAGCCTCGGCGGCGCCGCCGCCCTCGCCACCGCGCTCGCCGCCCCCGGACGGGTCGAGAAGCTGGTGCTGATGGCGCCCGGCGGTGGCTGGCTGCCCTTCGGCCCCACCCCGACCGAGGGCCAGAAGGCGATGTTCCGCTACTACAACGGCGAGGGGCCGACCCTGAGGAAGATGCGGGACTTCATCGGTGTGATGACGGCCGAGCCCAAGCGCTGGGCGGACACGGCGCAGGCTCGCTACGAGGCGTCCCTCGACGAGTCCCACATCGCCTTCTACCACCGCTACAACGCGGCCTTCGCCAAGCGGCACGGCATGGACCCGCTCTGGCAGCGCGTCCATGAGATCGAGGCGCCGACCCTCTTGCTCTGGGGCCGTGACGACCGCACCATCACTCTCGACGGGGCGCAGCTCATGCTCAGGCGGATCCGCGACGTACAGCTGCACGTCTTCGGCGGCTGCGGCCACTGGGTGCAGGTGGAACGGCAGGCGGAGTTCGAGCGTCTGGTCACCGACTTCCTCAAGGAGCACTGA
- a CDS encoding 3-phenylpropionate/cinnamic acid dioxygenase subunit beta has product MNTHPPEATVTGPPPLSFVEETRLHFEVQRLYAVEAQLLDQHRYADWLELLADDLRYWAPVRTNRLRRQQSLADGAPGEVGIFDETKASLAWRIRRFDSGMAWAEDPPSRTRHLITNILVGPGEEPGEYVAESAFLCYRNRLEREVDVYAGGRTDVLRRTPEGTLLIARRTILLDQNVLLAKNISTFL; this is encoded by the coding sequence ATGAACACCCACCCACCGGAGGCGACGGTGACGGGCCCCCCGCCCCTCTCCTTCGTCGAGGAGACCCGGCTCCACTTCGAGGTGCAGCGCCTGTACGCCGTCGAGGCACAGCTGCTCGACCAGCACCGGTACGCGGACTGGCTGGAGCTGCTCGCCGACGATCTGCGCTACTGGGCGCCGGTGCGCACCAACCGGCTGCGGCGCCAGCAGAGTCTGGCCGACGGCGCACCGGGCGAGGTGGGGATCTTCGACGAGACCAAGGCGAGTCTGGCCTGGCGGATCCGCCGCTTCGACTCCGGGATGGCCTGGGCCGAGGACCCGCCGTCACGGACCCGGCATCTGATCACCAACATTCTGGTCGGACCGGGCGAGGAGCCGGGTGAGTACGTCGCCGAGTCGGCGTTCCTGTGCTACCGCAACCGGCTGGAGCGGGAGGTCGACGTCTACGCCGGCGGCCGTACCGACGTACTCCGCCGCACCCCGGAGGGAACGCTCCTGATCGCCCGCCGCACGATCCTGCTCGACCAGAACGTCCTGCTCGCCAAGAACATCAGTACCTTCCTGTGA
- a CDS encoding NAD(P)/FAD-dependent oxidoreductase, translating into MNSCRRIAVVGAGLAAVSVCDALRALGYDGELALYSAEPGLPYDRPPLSKDVLLGRARREDVLLRPEHWYTEQRVALRERTVVRAVRPHEGGLELADGTAVDADRVVLATGGTPRALPVPGGDDPAVHVLRTWEDSVRLRERLLPGTRVAVVGAGLIGAETAAVAVARGCRVTLVDPVAIPLAGVVGDAVAGALHGRHTAEGIDVITGGVSRLEHRPGGSGVVLRLAGPGGSVSADLVVAGIGVRPATGLAEAAGLHVDDGVVVGTGQRTSHPNVFAVGDVARHNGHRVRHEHWEAAQRSGEAAAHGILGRPLPEPGVSWFWSDRHGCRLEAVGTMADAERTVVRGKPDSGAFTVFGLRDGRLVAAAAIDRGRDIKSARRIVDRGIPVDAARLADESTDLRALLKR; encoded by the coding sequence ATGAACTCCTGCCGACGCATCGCCGTCGTCGGCGCGGGCCTGGCCGCCGTCTCCGTCTGCGACGCCCTGCGCGCCCTGGGCTACGACGGCGAACTGGCGCTTTACTCCGCCGAACCCGGGCTGCCGTACGATCGTCCGCCGCTCAGCAAGGACGTACTGCTGGGCCGGGCCCGGCGCGAGGACGTCCTGCTGCGGCCCGAGCACTGGTACACGGAGCAGCGCGTCGCCCTGCGCGAGAGAACCGTGGTCCGGGCGGTCCGCCCGCACGAGGGCGGCCTGGAGCTGGCGGACGGCACCGCGGTGGACGCGGACCGGGTCGTCCTGGCGACCGGCGGCACACCGCGGGCGTTGCCCGTGCCCGGTGGTGACGATCCCGCCGTGCATGTGCTGCGCACCTGGGAGGACTCCGTGCGGCTGCGGGAACGGCTGCTGCCCGGTACCCGGGTGGCGGTCGTCGGTGCCGGGCTGATCGGTGCCGAGACGGCGGCGGTGGCCGTGGCACGGGGCTGCCGGGTCACCCTGGTGGACCCGGTGGCGATCCCACTGGCCGGGGTGGTCGGTGACGCCGTCGCGGGCGCTCTGCACGGCCGGCACACCGCCGAGGGCATCGACGTGATCACGGGCGGAGTGTCACGCCTGGAGCACCGCCCCGGCGGCTCCGGCGTCGTGCTGCGCCTCGCCGGGCCGGGCGGGTCCGTCTCGGCCGACCTGGTCGTGGCCGGCATCGGGGTTCGCCCGGCCACCGGCCTGGCCGAGGCGGCCGGACTCCACGTGGACGACGGCGTCGTCGTGGGCACCGGGCAGCGCACCTCCCACCCGAACGTCTTCGCGGTCGGCGACGTGGCACGCCACAACGGCCACCGTGTGCGGCACGAGCACTGGGAAGCCGCCCAGCGCAGCGGCGAGGCCGCGGCCCACGGCATTCTCGGCCGGCCGCTCCCGGAGCCCGGCGTGTCCTGGTTCTGGTCGGACCGGCACGGTTGCCGTCTGGAGGCCGTCGGCACCATGGCGGACGCCGAGCGGACCGTGGTGCGCGGCAAACCGGACAGCGGTGCCTTCACCGTCTTCGGACTGCGCGACGGCCGACTGGTGGCCGCGGCGGCCATCGACCGCGGACGCGACATCAAGTCCGCCCGCAGGATCGTCGACCGGGGCATCCCGGTCGACGCCGCCCGGCTCGCCGACGAGAGCACCGACCTGCGCGCGCTGCTGAAACGGTGA
- a CDS encoding bifunctional 3-phenylpropionate/cinnamic acid dioxygenase ferredoxin subunit, with protein sequence MSTTSTGVQVAEVDDIDDGEALKVPAEITGHGDAIAVFRDAGAYYALDDTCSHGQASLSEGWIEDGEVECPLHSARFCLKSGQPQCMPATTAVRAHRVEVRDGGIWLHLGPDEGAAG encoded by the coding sequence ATGAGCACGACGAGCACCGGCGTCCAGGTCGCCGAAGTCGACGACATCGATGACGGCGAGGCGCTGAAGGTGCCCGCGGAGATCACCGGCCACGGCGACGCCATCGCCGTCTTCCGCGACGCCGGCGCCTACTACGCCCTGGACGACACCTGCTCCCACGGCCAGGCCTCCCTGTCCGAGGGCTGGATCGAGGACGGCGAGGTCGAGTGCCCGCTGCACAGCGCCCGGTTCTGCCTGAAATCGGGGCAACCGCAGTGCATGCCGGCCACCACGGCCGTGCGCGCCCACCGTGTCGAGGTCCGTGACGGCGGGATCTGGCTGCACCTCGGTCCCGACGAGGGGGCGGCAGGATGA
- a CDS encoding aromatic ring-hydroxylating dioxygenase subunit alpha: MLQHDTDGAGPAAPGRGDPAQGGPATTSTAARREARRLARALESTVDISAHLDLDHGLVDRTILSDRAIYRQELRRVFAPSWLFLAHESQFKKPGDFFTTYMGEDPVIVSMGRDRRLRAFLNACRHRGMRVCRADAGATKAFTCSYHGWSYGLAGELVNVPNGEDYPAHFDRQEWGLTQVAQLDTYKGLVFATWNPEAPPLVEALGGMTWYMDAMLDRDPEGTEALGGVHKWVLEGNWKLAAEQFASDWYHVNISHASALMVMSPSGKGPKAEIVQTPGRQYTDPLGHGAGFPTHPKSRFDDRVVHGHYDYEALRDRLGDARVEGPMTTGHATVFPNFSYLPVNGSIRVWHPKGPDRMEVWAWTIVDRSMPQEVRDAQRLYNLRTFGPTGIFEQDDGENWSECQATAHGFMAGSMALNYQMGMGLQAEDGVHPGTTGHLYSDGAARGFYARWRDLMNTPAWHEKDQAKAHEKDTP; this comes from the coding sequence ATGCTTCAACACGACACCGACGGCGCCGGTCCGGCGGCTCCCGGCAGGGGCGACCCCGCTCAAGGAGGACCAGCGACGACGTCCACCGCCGCCCGCCGCGAGGCGCGCCGCCTGGCCCGCGCCCTTGAGTCGACCGTCGACATCAGCGCGCACCTCGACCTCGACCACGGGCTCGTCGACCGCACGATCCTCAGCGACCGGGCGATCTACCGGCAGGAACTGCGCCGGGTCTTCGCACCGAGCTGGCTGTTCCTGGCGCACGAGAGCCAGTTCAAGAAGCCCGGTGACTTCTTCACCACCTACATGGGCGAGGACCCCGTCATCGTCTCCATGGGCCGGGACCGGAGACTACGGGCGTTCCTCAACGCCTGCCGGCACCGCGGGATGCGGGTCTGCCGGGCCGACGCGGGCGCCACGAAGGCGTTCACCTGCAGCTACCACGGCTGGTCGTACGGCCTGGCGGGCGAGCTGGTCAACGTGCCCAACGGCGAGGACTACCCCGCGCACTTCGACCGGCAGGAGTGGGGTCTGACCCAGGTCGCGCAGCTCGACACGTACAAAGGGCTCGTCTTCGCGACCTGGAACCCCGAGGCGCCGCCACTCGTCGAGGCGCTGGGCGGGATGACCTGGTACATGGACGCGATGCTCGACCGCGACCCGGAGGGCACCGAGGCCCTCGGCGGGGTCCACAAGTGGGTGCTGGAGGGCAACTGGAAGCTGGCGGCCGAGCAGTTCGCCTCCGACTGGTACCACGTCAACATCTCGCACGCGTCCGCGCTGATGGTGATGTCACCTTCCGGCAAGGGGCCGAAGGCGGAGATCGTGCAGACGCCCGGACGGCAGTACACCGATCCGCTCGGTCACGGCGCCGGCTTCCCCACCCACCCCAAGAGCCGCTTCGACGACCGGGTCGTGCACGGTCACTACGACTACGAGGCACTGCGCGACCGGCTCGGTGACGCCCGTGTCGAAGGGCCCATGACCACCGGTCACGCCACCGTCTTCCCCAACTTCTCCTACCTGCCGGTCAACGGCTCCATCCGCGTCTGGCACCCCAAGGGCCCTGACCGGATGGAGGTCTGGGCCTGGACGATCGTCGACAGGTCCATGCCGCAGGAGGTGAGGGACGCCCAACGGCTGTACAACCTGCGGACGTTCGGGCCGACCGGCATCTTCGAGCAGGACGACGGCGAGAACTGGAGCGAGTGCCAGGCCACCGCGCACGGCTTCATGGCCGGCTCGATGGCCCTGAACTACCAGATGGGGATGGGGCTCCAGGCCGAGGACGGCGTCCATCCCGGCACCACCGGCCACCTCTACAGCGACGGTGCCGCCCGCGGTTTCTACGCACGCTGGCGCGACCTCATGAACACGCCGGCCTGGCACGAGAAGGACCAGGCGAAGGCCCACGAGAAGGACACCCCATGA
- a CDS encoding ABC transporter ATP-binding protein translates to MLEVGRLAVHYGKAQIALHDVTLTVPDGAAVAVLGANGAGKSTLMRALSGALGHHRGTVDEGTITYDGRSLRGLDAAGIVAAGVVQVPEGRRIFTTLTVEENLRAGAVLVRDRVARTRRRDEVYELFPVLAERREQRAGLLSGGEQQMLAIGRALMSGPSLLLLDEPSLGLAPRIVGRIGEIVREINRQGTAVLLVEQNAAMALSVADTAYVFEVGRVRLSGPSAELRKSDEIRRLYLGGDAGPEQHGPTKPGERAPARWSA, encoded by the coding sequence GTGCTCGAAGTCGGCCGACTGGCCGTGCACTACGGCAAGGCGCAGATCGCACTGCACGATGTCACCCTCACGGTCCCGGACGGTGCCGCCGTCGCGGTACTGGGAGCCAACGGCGCGGGCAAGTCCACGCTGATGCGTGCCCTGTCAGGAGCGCTCGGACACCACCGCGGCACCGTCGACGAGGGCACCATCACCTACGACGGCCGGTCGCTGCGCGGGCTGGACGCCGCCGGCATCGTGGCCGCCGGGGTGGTCCAAGTACCCGAAGGGCGGAGGATCTTCACCACCCTCACGGTGGAGGAGAACCTGAGGGCCGGGGCCGTGCTGGTCCGCGACCGGGTCGCCCGAACCCGCAGACGGGACGAGGTGTACGAGCTCTTTCCCGTACTCGCGGAGCGCAGGGAGCAGCGCGCCGGTCTGCTCTCCGGCGGCGAACAGCAGATGCTCGCCATCGGGCGGGCACTGATGTCCGGTCCCTCCCTGCTCCTGCTGGACGAACCGTCGCTGGGCCTGGCGCCCAGGATCGTGGGGCGCATCGGCGAGATCGTCCGGGAGATCAACCGGCAGGGCACCGCAGTGCTCCTGGTCGAGCAGAACGCGGCCATGGCCCTGTCCGTCGCCGACACGGCCTACGTCTTCGAGGTCGGCCGGGTACGTCTGTCCGGCCCCAGCGCCGAACTGCGGAAATCCGACGAGATCCGGCGGCTCTACCTCGGCGGTGACGCCGGGCCGGAACAGCACGGGCCGACGAAACCCGGTGAGCGCGCGCCGGCCAGGTGGTCCGCATGA
- a CDS encoding ABC transporter ATP-binding protein, whose protein sequence is MSEDTILRVDGVTVRFGGVTALDAVSFEVAKGSVHAVIGPNGAGKSSCFNVLSGVYRPVAGSVRYAGRELVGMAPHRIAALGVSRAFQNLALAGDQSVAENLMVARHHLTRAGFVATGLRLRSARNEERRHRERVREIAGFFDLGDRWDVPVGLLSYGERKRVELARALAAEPELLLLDEPVAGMNHHESWAMARQIRRARDEIGVSVLLIEHDMPMVMALADRVTVLDFGRRIADGTPAEVSADPEVIRAYLGADEPTSDTTAGDDSANAGSGTVGATTDGTATDGTTTAEHV, encoded by the coding sequence ATGAGCGAGGACACGATCCTCCGGGTCGACGGAGTCACGGTCCGCTTCGGCGGGGTCACGGCGCTGGACGCGGTCTCGTTCGAGGTCGCCAAGGGCAGCGTGCACGCCGTCATCGGCCCCAACGGGGCGGGCAAGTCCTCCTGCTTCAACGTTCTGTCCGGGGTCTACCGCCCGGTCGCCGGTTCCGTCCGGTACGCGGGACGCGAACTCGTGGGCATGGCTCCGCACCGCATCGCCGCCCTGGGTGTGTCCCGGGCCTTTCAGAACCTGGCACTGGCCGGAGACCAGAGTGTCGCCGAGAACCTCATGGTCGCCAGGCACCACCTCACGCGAGCCGGGTTCGTGGCCACCGGGCTGCGGTTGCGCTCCGCCCGGAACGAGGAGCGACGGCACCGCGAGCGCGTGCGTGAGATCGCCGGGTTCTTCGACCTGGGGGACCGGTGGGACGTACCCGTCGGCCTGCTGTCGTACGGCGAGCGCAAGCGCGTCGAGCTTGCCAGGGCTCTGGCGGCGGAGCCCGAACTGCTGCTGCTGGACGAACCGGTCGCCGGGATGAACCACCACGAGTCCTGGGCGATGGCTCGTCAGATCCGCCGCGCACGGGACGAGATCGGCGTCAGCGTGCTCCTCATCGAGCACGACATGCCGATGGTCATGGCCCTGGCCGACAGGGTCACCGTCCTGGACTTCGGCCGCCGCATCGCGGACGGCACACCTGCCGAGGTCAGCGCCGACCCGGAGGTGATCCGCGCCTATCTGGGAGCCGACGAACCGACGTCCGATACCACGGCGGGCGACGACTCGGCGAACGCCGGATCGGGGACCGTCGGCGCGACGACCGACGGAACGGCGACCGATGGAACGACGACTGCGGAGCACGTATGA
- a CDS encoding branched-chain amino acid ABC transporter permease, which translates to MTRLLELLAVGLSLGMLYALIAMGFVIIYKGTRVVNFAQGSLLALGAYAVARIAPSAGFWAASVAGIVITVAGSLLIRFLLSRARGHDHMALAIATIGVDVVLTTELTRRIGPDVLSMLDPWGAATVRLGGVTVPQARIAAMAVAVVTLGLLLMLFRYTGWGVAMRAASADAEAASLMGIRLGRVATVSWMIGGALAAGAGVFMSTFPSAGLDSHASTIALAAIPAIILGGLDSTHGAIVGGITVGMAKSLTAGYGSELGFLGAGFGDVMPYVLMVAVLMWRPSGLFGTREFIRV; encoded by the coding sequence ATGACACGCCTACTGGAACTCCTCGCCGTCGGACTGTCGCTGGGCATGCTCTACGCACTCATCGCCATGGGGTTCGTGATCATCTACAAGGGCACCCGGGTCGTGAACTTCGCCCAGGGTTCGTTGCTGGCGCTCGGCGCGTACGCGGTGGCGCGCATCGCCCCCTCGGCCGGCTTCTGGGCCGCGTCGGTGGCCGGGATCGTCATCACCGTCGCCGGATCCCTGCTGATCAGGTTTCTGCTCTCACGGGCCCGCGGCCACGACCACATGGCGCTGGCCATCGCCACGATCGGTGTCGACGTCGTGCTGACCACCGAACTCACCCGGCGTATCGGCCCCGACGTCCTGTCCATGCTCGATCCGTGGGGCGCGGCCACCGTGCGGCTCGGGGGCGTCACCGTCCCCCAGGCCCGCATCGCCGCCATGGCTGTCGCGGTCGTGACCCTCGGCCTGCTGCTGATGCTGTTCCGGTACACCGGGTGGGGCGTCGCCATGCGGGCGGCGTCGGCCGATGCCGAGGCCGCGTCCCTCATGGGAATCCGGCTCGGCCGGGTCGCGACGGTCTCCTGGATGATCGGCGGGGCGCTCGCCGCGGGTGCGGGCGTCTTCATGTCCACGTTCCCGTCCGCCGGCCTGGACAGCCATGCGAGCACGATCGCACTCGCCGCGATACCCGCGATCATCCTCGGCGGCCTGGACTCCACACACGGCGCGATCGTCGGGGGCATCACCGTCGGCATGGCGAAGTCCCTCACCGCCGGGTACGGCTCGGAGCTCGGCTTCCTCGGCGCCGGCTTCGGCGATGTCATGCCCTACGTCCTCATGGTGGCGGTGCTCATGTGGCGGCCGTCCGGGCTCTTCGGCACCAGGGAGTTCATCCGTGTCTGA
- a CDS encoding branched-chain amino acid ABC transporter permease, which yields MSDRTNLVSRVLPAVGLILALMVPFYLSGFWLLLGVMVMAAAIGAIGLSLLVGTAGQLSLAHAFFLAVGAYAYCWFAGAPGPGGGGITLTGLELPPLLAAVLAVATAGVAGLLFSPVAGRVRGLYLGLASLALVFLGQHLLFNLSSVTGGFNGRGVPELSVLGFELTGRDPELTLLGVPFGDRERQWYVALVCVVVASVFARRVLAGRPGRALVLMRENETAAGVVGVPVSRYKASAFVLSSMYAGLAGVLLAQAFQRVVPEYFGLVLSVEYLAMIVIGGLGSVTGAVLGAAFVTGLPSLLSHYSGLLTFLAEPGTSGVDPAVAARLVFGVAIVAVILLEPGGLVALGRRLRLAVRYRADAAGPGDPGSPPDPVGHSALPPQDMTTASS from the coding sequence GTGTCTGACCGTACGAACCTCGTCAGCCGTGTCCTTCCCGCGGTCGGCCTGATCCTGGCGCTGATGGTGCCCTTCTACCTGAGCGGCTTCTGGCTGCTGCTCGGCGTCATGGTCATGGCCGCCGCGATCGGTGCCATCGGCCTCAGCCTGCTCGTCGGCACAGCCGGCCAGCTCTCCCTCGCGCACGCCTTCTTCCTGGCCGTGGGCGCCTACGCCTATTGCTGGTTCGCCGGAGCACCGGGGCCGGGAGGCGGCGGCATCACCCTCACCGGGCTCGAACTGCCGCCGCTGCTCGCGGCCGTTCTGGCGGTGGCCACGGCGGGAGTTGCGGGACTGCTGTTCAGCCCGGTCGCCGGCCGGGTCCGCGGACTGTATCTGGGGCTCGCGTCGCTCGCCCTGGTGTTCCTCGGCCAGCACCTGCTGTTCAACCTGTCCTCGGTGACCGGTGGGTTCAACGGACGCGGCGTGCCCGAACTCTCCGTCCTGGGCTTCGAGCTGACCGGCCGGGACCCGGAACTGACGCTGCTGGGCGTGCCGTTCGGCGACCGCGAACGCCAGTGGTACGTGGCCCTGGTCTGCGTCGTCGTCGCCTCCGTCTTCGCCCGGCGGGTGCTCGCGGGCCGTCCGGGCCGTGCCCTGGTCCTCATGCGCGAGAACGAGACCGCCGCCGGCGTCGTCGGCGTACCGGTGAGCCGCTACAAGGCCTCCGCCTTCGTCCTGTCGTCGATGTACGCGGGTCTGGCGGGTGTGCTGCTGGCCCAGGCGTTCCAACGGGTGGTGCCCGAGTACTTCGGGCTCGTCCTCTCCGTGGAATACCTGGCCATGATCGTGATCGGCGGGCTCGGCTCCGTGACCGGTGCCGTCCTCGGTGCCGCCTTCGTCACCGGGCTGCCCAGCCTGCTCAGCCACTACAGCGGACTGCTCACCTTCCTCGCCGAGCCCGGAACGTCCGGAGTGGACCCGGCGGTGGCCGCCCGTCTCGTCTTCGGCGTCGCGATCGTCGCGGTGATCCTCCTGGAACCGGGAGGGCTCGTCGCCCTGGGCAGGCGCCTGCGTCTCGCCGTCCGGTATCGGGCGGACGCCGCCGGCCCCGGGGATCCCGGCTCGCCCCCTGATCCCGTCGGCCACTCCGCACTTCCCCCACAGGACATGACCACCGCCTCTTCCTGA
- a CDS encoding ABC transporter substrate-binding protein has protein sequence MLVNSPTRLGTAVAALSLVAVGCSSKATETADSSSGTKTGPGVTADTITLGALTDLSGVFGAQGKIIVQGNQLYIDKINAAGGICDREIELVVKDHGTDVQKAVSLYAETEPEVLGYVQMLGSPITSALDTDITDARTLTVATAWSSTLLKNPDMIVMGNTYDVETVNGIDHLVREKDLKSGDVLGHIYFEGDYGNSALQGSTYAAEELGLKLEGIQVKATDTDLTAQVTTLKSRGAKAIVLSVGPRQTASVAGVAASLGYDVPLLANTPAFDPSLLSTSARSALEKNLSVMTSIAPFSSTDEGPREVAAALPEKFPDTQPNSFVNLGYASALVYAEVLDKACENRDLTREGVNTAFRQLKNVDTGGLTSALDFSATGRQPSRQTYVTKVDSSVPGGLALQGPATESETAEGYTSAG, from the coding sequence ATGCTTGTCAATTCGCCCACCAGACTGGGTACGGCCGTCGCCGCACTCTCACTCGTCGCTGTCGGCTGCAGCAGCAAGGCCACCGAGACCGCCGACTCCTCCTCCGGCACCAAGACGGGGCCCGGCGTCACCGCCGACACCATCACGCTGGGCGCGCTCACCGACCTGTCGGGGGTCTTCGGCGCCCAGGGAAAGATCATCGTCCAGGGCAACCAGCTCTACATCGACAAGATCAACGCCGCGGGCGGCATCTGCGACCGCGAGATCGAACTCGTCGTCAAGGACCACGGGACGGACGTGCAGAAGGCCGTGAGCCTCTACGCCGAGACGGAACCGGAGGTCCTCGGGTACGTGCAGATGCTCGGATCGCCCATCACCAGCGCCCTGGACACCGACATCACGGATGCCAGGACGCTGACCGTGGCCACGGCATGGTCCTCCACCCTGCTGAAGAACCCCGACATGATCGTGATGGGTAACACCTACGACGTCGAGACCGTCAACGGCATCGACCACCTGGTGCGGGAGAAGGACCTGAAGTCGGGAGACGTCCTGGGCCACATCTACTTCGAGGGGGACTACGGCAACTCCGCGCTGCAGGGCAGTACCTACGCCGCCGAGGAACTGGGTCTGAAACTGGAGGGGATCCAGGTGAAGGCCACCGACACCGATCTCACAGCACAGGTGACGACTCTCAAGTCCCGTGGTGCGAAAGCCATCGTGCTCAGCGTCGGTCCCCGTCAGACCGCGTCGGTGGCGGGCGTGGCCGCCTCCCTCGGATACGACGTGCCGCTGCTGGCCAACACACCCGCCTTCGACCCGTCCCTGCTCTCCACCTCCGCCAGGTCGGCCTTGGAGAAGAACCTGTCCGTGATGACCTCCATAGCCCCGTTCAGTTCGACGGACGAGGGACCGCGGGAGGTCGCCGCCGCTCTCCCCGAGAAGTTCCCTGACACCCAGCCCAACAGCTTCGTCAACCTGGGCTATGCCAGTGCGCTGGTCTACGCCGAGGTCCTGGACAAGGCGTGCGAGAACCGGGACCTGACCCGCGAAGGCGTCAACACGGCGTTCCGGCAGCTGAAGAACGTCGACACGGGTGGTCTGACGTCGGCCCTCGACTTCTCCGCCACCGGTCGGCAGCCGTCCCGCCAGACGTATGTCACAAAGGTCGACAGCTCCGTCCCCGGTGGGCTCGCCCTCCAGGGGCCCGCCACGGAGAGCGAGACGGCCGAAGGCTACACGTCCGCGGGTTGA
- a CDS encoding IclR family transcriptional regulator, with the protein MRATAIPPEHTNPPHPAGPSPGSEQQTAVDKALVLLKSLAEHDREVGVSELARRACLTKSTAFRLLGILQRNELVERVGSNYRLGAQLFDIGNRVYGPTPPLLQEWLLPHLADLYELTHETVHLAVLHGTEIVYVNKIHGHRAARSPSRIGARLPAYCTAVGKALLAFDHDAAEAAIEAGLPALTEYTLTDADRLRAELRRIRRDGIAYDRQEATLGLICVAVPVMGPLGRPVAALSVAGADHRFAPSRYADALRRVAYEAARAVVAARARGALPSGRGGQPEA; encoded by the coding sequence ATGCGCGCCACCGCCATTCCTCCTGAGCACACCAACCCCCCACACCCCGCCGGGCCGAGCCCCGGTTCCGAGCAGCAGACAGCGGTCGACAAGGCGCTGGTACTCCTGAAGTCGCTCGCCGAGCACGACCGGGAGGTCGGGGTGAGCGAACTGGCCAGACGTGCCTGCCTCACCAAGTCGACGGCCTTCCGCCTGCTGGGCATCCTGCAACGCAACGAACTCGTCGAGCGGGTCGGCAGCAACTACCGGTTGGGTGCCCAACTCTTCGACATCGGCAACCGCGTCTACGGGCCGACGCCGCCGCTGCTCCAGGAATGGCTGCTGCCCCATCTCGCCGACCTGTACGAACTGACGCACGAGACGGTTCATCTGGCCGTGCTGCACGGCACGGAGATCGTGTACGTCAACAAGATCCATGGCCACCGTGCGGCGCGCTCTCCCTCCCGGATCGGCGCCCGGCTGCCCGCCTACTGCACGGCTGTCGGCAAGGCCCTGCTGGCCTTCGACCACGACGCCGCCGAGGCGGCCATCGAGGCGGGACTGCCCGCCCTCACCGAGTACACCCTGACCGACGCCGACCGCTTGCGGGCCGAACTGCGACGCATCCGCCGGGACGGCATCGCCTACGATCGCCAGGAGGCCACCCTCGGCCTGATCTGCGTCGCCGTACCGGTCATGGGTCCTCTGGGCCGTCCCGTGGCCGCGCTCTCCGTCGCCGGCGCCGACCACCGTTTCGCCCCTTCGCGCTACGCCGACGCCCTGCGTCGCGTGGCCTACGAAGCGGCCCGCGCGGTCGTCGCGGCCAGGGCCCGCGGGGCGTTACCGTCCGGACGAGGCGGTCAGCCCGAGGCCTGA